In Arvicanthis niloticus isolate mArvNil1 chromosome 4, mArvNil1.pat.X, whole genome shotgun sequence, a single window of DNA contains:
- the Adh7 gene encoding all-trans-retinol dehydrogenase [NAD(+)] ADH7: MGTAGKVIKCKAAVLWGMNQPFSIEEIEVAPPKAKEVRVKILATGICRTDDHIVKGSMVSKFPVIVGHEAVGVVESVGEGVTTVRPGDKVIPLFLPQCRECNACRNPEGNLCVRSDLTGRGVLADGTTRFTCKGKPVQHFMNTSTFTEYTVLDESCIAKIDGAAPPEKACLIGCGFSTGYGAAVKTAKVTPGSTCVVFGLGGVGLSVIMGCKAAGASRIIGIDINKDKFQKALAVGATECISPKDFTKPISEVLSDMTDNTVQYTFEVIGRLETMVDALSSCHMNYGTSVVVGAPPSAKMLTYDPMLLFTGRTWKGCVFGGWKSRDDVPKLVTEFLEKKFDLDQLITHTMPFSHINEGFELLYSGKSIRTVLTF; the protein is encoded by the exons ATGGGCACCGCTGGAAAA GTGATTAAGTGCAAAGCAGCTGTACTATGGGGAATGAACCAGCCCTTCTCCATTGAGGAAATTGAAGTAGCCCCACCAAAGGCTAAGGAAGTTCGTGTTAAG ATTTTGGCCACAGGAATCTGTCGCACAGATGACCATATAGTAAAAGGGTCGATGGTGTCTAAGTTTCCAGTGATTGTGGGACATGAAGCAGTTGGGGTTGTGGAGAGTGTTGGAGAAGGGGTCACTACAGTGAGACCAG GTGACAAAGTCATCCCCCTCTTTCTACCGCAGTGTAGAGAATGCAATGCCTGCCGGAACCCAGAGGGCAATCTCTGCGTTAGGAGCGA TCTGACAGGCCGTGGAGTACTGGCTGATGGCACTACCAGATTCACCTGCAAGGGCAAACCAGTCCAGCACTTTATGAACACCAGCACCTTCACCGAGTACACGGTGCTGGATGAATCCTGCATAGCTAAGATTGATGGTGCGGCTCCTCCCGAGAAAGCCTGCCTGATTGGCTGTGGATTCTCCACTGGTTATGGGGCTGCTGTTAAAACTGCCAAG GTCACCCCTGGCTCCACTTGTGTTGTGTTTGGCCTGGGAGGAGTTGGCCTGTCAGTCATCATGGGCTGTAAAGCAGCTGGTGCCTCCAGGATCATCGGAATTGACATCAACAAAGACAAATTCCAGAAAGCCCTGGCCGTAGGTGCCACAGAGTGTATCAGTCCCAAGGACTTCACCAAGCCCATCAGTGAGGTGCTATCCGACATGACAGACAACACTGTACAGTATACTTTTGAAGTTATTGGGCGTCTTGAGACTATG GTTGATGCTCTCTCATCTTGCCACATGAACTATGGAACCAGTGTGGTGGTCGGTGCTCCTCCATCAGCCAAGATGCTCACCTATGACCCAATGCTGCTCTTCACCGGGCGTACATGGAAGGGCTGCGTCTTTGGAG GTTGGAAGAGCAGAGATGATGTACCTAAACTGGTGACTGAGTTTCTGGAAAAGAAGTTTGACCTGGACCAGTTGATAACCCACACCATGCCTTTTAGTCACATCAATGAAGGATTTGAATTGCTCTATTCAGGGAAAAG CATTCGGACTGTCCTGACATTTTGA